One region of Lytechinus pictus isolate F3 Inbred chromosome 8, Lp3.0, whole genome shotgun sequence genomic DNA includes:
- the LOC129267291 gene encoding hemicentin-2-like: MDCGIIRMFLIAFCVHVCTAQVVIDVSATSEGDIVLTCSVDGAFEALVQWSTNRTGSLMNITGGDDFSHLEVLPNRTLIIRTSEGPYYGFYFCTHPASGRNYTARLKQAPALRISRIPLGNGHLLLTCLVNQSTTVPVTWSFRRSGETTSSNLVGGDDDDHVQVLSNNSLIVRDFEDEDVGHYTCTARHDGLVRNKTARVSLAAKRDIITFTTYQDDNYNFFVTCIVEGAPATPIHQVTWSYGEDGDDDMPDLMPSGDEDSHVQVLENSTLLIRDYTPEDAGWYYCTALLSDGTRKMKPIDVGGAPLSTVANIWLIIVLTVFTIIRNASAL; this comes from the exons atgGATTGTGGTATTATTCGAATGTTTCTTATTGCTTTCTGTGTGCATG TTTGCACAGCTCAAG TTGTCATCGATGTATCGGCAACCTCTGAGGGTGACATTGTCCTGACTTGCTCGGTAGATGGCGCTTTCGAGGCTCTGGTCCAATGGTCAACAAACAGGACAGGGAGTCTGATGAATATCACTGGTGGAGATGATTTTAGTCACTTGGAG GTTTTGCCAAATAGGACGCTTATCATTCGGACAAGCGAAGGCCCGTACTACGGCTTTTATTTCTGTACACACCCAGCGTCTGGTCGCAACTATACTGCGAGACTAAAACAAG CTCCAGCTCTCCGGATCTCTCGAATCCCCCTCGGCAACGGCCACCTTCTCCTGACGTGCCTCGTCAATCAATCAACAACCGTCCCAGTGACGTGGTCGTTCCGACGATCAGGGGAGACGACCTCGAGCAATCTCGTCGGCGGGGACGACGATGACCACGTCCAGGTGTTATCGAACAATTCCCTGATCGTACGGGACTTTGAGGATGAGGACGTTGGCCATTATACCTGTACTGCAAGACACGATGGGCTTGTCAGGAATAAGACGGCTCGGGTCAGTTTAG CTGCAAAACGTGACATCATAACTTTCACGACGTACCAGGACGATAACTACAATTTCTTCGTCACGTGCATCGTGGAAGGCGCCCCTGCCACGCCCATTCACCAAGTCACGTGGTCTTAtggtgaggatggtgatgacgacATGCCGGACTTGATGCCGTCGGGTGACGAGGATTCGCATGTCCAAGTATTGGAGAACAGCACCCTCCTGATCAGGGATTACACCCCGGAAGATGCGGGGTGGTACTACTGCACCGCTCTTCTGTCCGATGGCACAAGGAAAATGAAGCCAATTGATGTTGGAG GTGCCCCTCTCTCGACCGTCGCTAATATTTGGCTAATCATCGTGCTAACAGTCTTCACTATCATCCGGAATGCATCAGCCCTttaa
- the LOC129267290 gene encoding zinc finger protein 709-like: protein MSSCKRYSNAVQATVSEGSTKREIDIVNIVTLTPDPLSSGPPLLDPSSSDPSTSDPSKLDPSASDPSTSDPSTSNPLTLDPSNINPSTLDPSKPLHLHHDATFGSHIAEDTAPSNHEEKSNAEGVNESSAPSNEPTEVLDPEALKESSSVTMASSVVPVGILLARQVEVVSEDLVREDKDGLTIVDDFSRIPFEEAHIEGVIRQDSNLSQIPSTVHLQPDTCTLLGEVAMEIHIPMNSQLAVGDYAEENHQSEEDKQLYIIEDEVELLDMENRQPSLEPDAPEGDVKKLDINAHSHVKSSIPRVAQEYCCEKCGKTFSKSFNFYRHLKVHSGKKFKCDFCNKVYGYRETLKAHINSCHTEHAFIGVHKCKYCPRYYPSAVRLGVHLRTHKFDKPFSCNECHKTFSSSGGLKRHQIVHSSIKDFYCDTCGLQFSRKRALENHKIIHSSDRTYKCSLCSWVFPDGYSRRTHKCIHYTDRPHGCQFCPKRFKSPSALRTHMKIHTRAKIHSCTKCSFTSGTQSELKMHMRSHWKDSIGDMQTLEKNQCKECGAKFTHASSLRVHERSHSGEMQYICPTCDKPFMYHASWKRHQQIHKGEKAHQCKKCGKGFTKGAYLKRHKNGLCQGHFLNVMKKKKKEREKKSESPQNVALENVNAPMQPKLSVGQSDDIKIEKNNVADKQGHKQFAIDPISVNFELKPFTCEICGKMFKVKQSLQRHLNSHQGKKPFPCDRCGKSYSRRPILKEHLLLVHGVGPTIPLFPCPDCSLSFPSLKRLEKHGRKHTGERPYNCKYCSKAFKETSSLNRHEIIHTGAKPHKCSICNRGFSDRGNLTKHELTHGIRGMDSMENIATWKPFSCQDCGKTFDQLGYLRYHMQMHEQKLSFQCKLCDRRFSKIANLKVHLKSHINKEHQCDACFKSFRKESTLQAHQVNCNNTKKYFVCCKCNRVLCSKDSLQRHERMHLGLKPFKCPACHLSYGDKSTLKRHMVTHKGDGTVFFCKKCDAIFASQESLDEHIGEKSCLELSHVCDKCGKTFTSRRSLAQHFRTHNPKSKTESTPKEKIYVCDLCHSQFPKKKYLSTHKRENKCKI, encoded by the coding sequence ATGTCATCTTGTAAGAGGTACTCCAATGCTGTCCAGGCAACAGTCTCTGAAGGATCTACAAAACGTGAGATTGACATAGTCAACATAGTTACTTTGACACCGGATCCTTTGTCATCGGGTCCTCCATTATTGGATCCATCATCATCGGATCCTTCCACATCAGATCCTTCAAAATTGGATCCTTCCGCATCGGATCCTTCAACATCGGACCCTTCAACATCAAATCCCTTAACATTGGATCCTTCCAATATTAATCCTTCAACATTGGATCCTTCTAAACCGTTGCATTTACACCATGATGCAACATTCGGTTCACACATTGCTGAAGACACTGCCCCAAGTAACCATGAGGAGAAATCCAATGCGGAAGGTGTAAATGAGTCTTCAGCTCCCTCAAATGAACCTACAGAAGTTCTTGACCCCGAAGCACTTAAAGAGAGTTCATCAGTAACAATGGCATCATCTGTTGTACCCGTGGGTATTCTCCTTGCTCGTCAGGTTGAGGTGGTCTCAGAAGATCTAGTCAGAGAAGATAAGGATGGATTAACAATAGTTGACGATTTCTCTCGAATTCCATTTGAGGAGGCCCACATAGAGGGCGTCATTCGCCAAGATTCTAATCTTTCACAGATTCCTTCTACAGTTCATCTCCAGCCAGATACATGTACTCTCCTAGGAGAAGTAGCAATGGAGATTCACATTCCCATGAATTCACAGCTAGCTGTGGGCGACTATGCGGAGGAAAATCACCAATCTGAGGAGGACAAACAACTCTACATCATCGAAGATGAAGTAGAACTTCTTGATATGGAAAATAGACAACCCTCGCTTGAACCAGATGCTCCTGAAGGGGATGTTAAAAAACTTGACATTAATGCACACAGTCATGTTAAGTCAAGCATACCTCGAGTAGCCCAGGAGTACTGTTGTGAGAAGTGTGGAAAGACATTTTCTAAgtctttcaatttttacaggCACTTGAAAGTCCACTCAGGTAAGAAATTCAAatgtgatttttgtaataaagtgTACGGCTACAGGGAAACACTTAAGGCTCATATAAACTCATGCCACACAGAACATGCTTTTATTGGTGTCCACAAGTGCAAGTACTGTCCAAGGTATTATCCATCAGCAGTTCGTCTTGGTGTCCATCTCAGGACTCACAAGTTTGATAAACCATTTTCATGTAATGAGTGTCATAAAACCTTCAGCTCCTCAGGAGGTCTCAAAAGACATCAGATTGTACATTCATCTATCAAGGATTTTTACTGTGACACCTGCGGGTTGCAGTTCTCCAGAAAACGGGCTCTAGAAAACCACAAGATTATCCACTCTTCAGACAGGACGTACAAATGTTCCCTCTGCTCTTGGGTGTTCCCAGATGGATATTCTCGTAGGACCCACAAGTGCATCCACTACACTGATCGTCCTCATGGCTGCCAGTTTTGCCCGAAGCGCTTCAAATCGCCTTCAGCCCTTCGGACACATATGAAAATCCACACAAGAGCAAAGATCCATTCTTGCACAAAGTGTAGTTTTACTTCTGGAACACAAAGTGAGTTGAAGATGCACATGAGAAGTCACTGGAAGGACAGTATTGGTGACATGCAAACGCTTGAAAAGAACCAATGTAAGGAATGTGGTGCAAAGTTCACACATGCTTCGTCCCTTCGTGTGCACGAACGTTCACACTCTGGAGAAATGCAATACATTTGTCCAACCTGTGATAAGCCATTCATGTATCATGCAAGTTGGAAGCGACATCAGCAGATCCATAAAGGCGAGAAAGCCCACCAATGTAAGAAATGTGGGAAAGGTTTCACAAAGGGGGCATATCTAAAACGTCATAAAAATGGCTTGTGTCAAGGACATTTTCTCAAtgtaatgaagaaaaagaagaaggaaagagagaaaaagagtgaGAGTCCCCAAAACGTTGCATTAGAAAATGTTAATGCACCCATGCAACCAAAATTGAGCGTTGGTCAAAGTGAtgacattaaaattgaaaagaataatGTGGCAGATAAACAAGGTCATAAACAATTTGCAATAGATCCAATTTCTGTCAACTTTGAATTGAAACCCTTTACATGCGAGATCTGTGGGAAGATGTTTAAAGTAAAGCAGAGCCTTCAACGGCATCTAAATTCGCACCAAGGCAAGAAACCTTTCCCATGTGACCGCTGCGGAAAGTCCTACAGCCGGAGACCAATTCTCAAGGAGCACCTCCTTCTGGTACATGGAGTGGGACCAACTATACCGCTGTTCCCGTGTCCCGATTGCAGCCTATCCTTTCCATCCCTGAAACGCCTTGAGAAACACGGGAGGAAGCATACTGGAGAACGACCATACAACTGCAAGTACTGTTCAAAGGCATTCAAGGAGACAAGTAGCCTGAATCGCCATGAGATCATCCACACAGGAGCGAAGCCACACAAGTGTTCCATCTGCAACCGAGGTTTCAGCGATAGAGGAAACCTCACAAAGCACGAGCTCACGCATGGAATCAGAGGTATGGATAGCATGGAGAACATTGCAACTTGGAAACCTTTCTCCTGCCAGGATTGTGGGAAGACGTTTGATCAACTTGGATACCTCCGCTACCACATGCAAATGCATGAACAGAAGCTGTCGTTCCAGTGTAAGTTGTGTGATCGCAGGTTCAGCAAAATAGCCAATCTGAAAGTCCACCTCAAAAGCCACATCAACAAGGAGCATCAATGTGACGCGTGTTTCAAGTCGTTCAGAAAGGAATCAACATTGCAAGCACACCAGGTGAACTGTAACAACACCAAGAAGTATTTTGTGTGTTGCAAATGCAACAGGGTCCTCTGCAGCAAAGACAGTCTTCAACGACATGAACGGATGCACCTGGGACTGAAGCCGTTCAAATGCCCTGCTTGTCACCTCTCTTATGGTGATAAAAGTACCTTAAAGAGACACATGGTTACCCATAAAGGTGATGGAACTGTCTTCTTTTGTAAAAAATGTGATGCTATATTTGCTTCTCAGGAATCTCTTGATGAGCACATCGGCGAAAAGTCTTGTTTGGAGTTGAGCCACGTATGTGATAAATGTGGCAAGACCTTTACATCACGTCGCAGTCTCGCCCAACATTTTAGAACCCATAACCCGAAAAGCAAAACAGAAAGTACCCCCAAGGAAAAGATTTATGTGTGTGATCTATGTCACAGTCAGTTTCCAAAGAAGAAATACCTATCAACACAtaagagagaaaataaatgcaAGATATAG